In Miscanthus floridulus cultivar M001 chromosome 8, ASM1932011v1, whole genome shotgun sequence, the sequence GCATCTCGCTCCCACCCCGCCGCCACTGGAGCCTCGGAGCTAAAAAACACCCCAACAAAAATGAGGTGACTGTACCAAAACTAACCTGCCAATAAACAAGATCTTAGATAGCTACAGGCAAACCAAACAACCGGTCTATGCAAGCTTAGACTAGCCAGGTTTATTTTGCTAGCCAGGCCCTAGTAGGAaacacaaccaaacacacccatacTGTACCCAAAGGTCCCGATTCAGACTCAAGAGCCAAGATGATGAATTGATGATGGAGGCAAACTGGATTTTCTCCATGCATGCATAGCGACTGTATGCCTCCTTTTTCTCTGCATCCAAAACCAAAGCTAGTACGTACTGCCCAAGCTGATGAACACTGGTGGTAGTGGCAGTAGTAGACTCCAAGGTCCTGTTTAGTTCGACTTCGTTttgctaaatttttcaagattccctgtcacatcgaatctttagacgcatgcatgaagcattaaatataaataaaaaataaaactaattacacagttcagacgaaatctacgagacaaatcttttaagtctaattaaactatgattggacactaattatcaaataacaacgaaaacactaCCCTGCTcgttttgcaaaaaaaatttgCATAAACTGGGCCCAAGCTTCATTTCGACACGCGGGCCGAGGCTATGAAGCGGAGCTGTCAACGCTGAAAGTGAAAGGCGCCGTTcaatgcctgcctgcctgcctgcccacCACCCCCAAATTCCGCAGAATCGTTGACTTGTGCTCGAGGtatatatgaatatatatatcGTGTGGTGCCGCACAAAGGAAGAAGCTGACGTCCGAAACTGATGGAACGGAAAGGGCCAAAGGTGTGCAGTGTGCACACAGCAGAAGCTTTCTTTCTCCTGCCGCCGTCACAAAAAGAATACAGTTTTACTCGGTTCGAATTGAGTTAAACTTTCCTAAATTTAACTAAGTGATAGAAAATATTTAtcgggaccaatattagggtacccgaaaAGGAGAAGCTAATAATCATCAACACTGATTCACCCAAGCAATCAAGTGCGCGACTATGGCTTCAACCGGCCCCCAGGtgcgcaggctccgcctcacccaaccacTGAGGCGCGGGTCCTCCTCGGCCGACCGCTAGggtgtgggctctgcctcgctcgaccccttaaaAGGgattccgcctcgtccgacccatGAGGGcatgagctccgtctcgtccgatccttgggcgcgcgggctccgtctcgcccgacgaggGCTCacaccgcctccaaccactacgggtcagaAGGTACGACCCCAAGGTCAACCTTCTGACACCGGGCAGGAAGCAAGCACGTCTCGACGTGACCTATGGCCACGACAGGCCACTCCCGGAAGATCACATCGTCAACAGTGACGGGTGCGAGGTCACTACGCTGCCTACTCCCCGTACGGCCGCTGACCAGCACGTCGTCCGCCGGGACGGGATGGGACGCTACGACCAGCTGATGAcgccggggcatggcaccagtggtgaacaggagcccgcgtggagccgtccctgtcaTCATCTACAGCGTCGACAAGACTCGCATAAAagcagaagaaggacccgacggtgCGAGAGGCCTTCTGCTCCCTcgcttttctctttctttttctctgtAACCGGcgtcttccccttcacctataaaaggggagccGGACTCCCCAACGGGGGAGGCGAAGAAAGAACACACACTAGAGACTTGAGAACTTCTCCCTCTCTCATCCGTTTGTAATCCCTACTATAAATTttcagtgctggtaacacgagtaGCGCCGAACTAGACGTAAGGACATTCAGCTCGAATCTATATAAACCATTGTGTCtttcgagcacaccatccgaaccAAACGCGCaatctagaaatttactagttggtgactcgaaacaccgacaatattaCTCCAGCTAacactaatctaatgatacttattcaatatcataaatgttagtaactTCTTTTTAATAAAATTTGGTTGAATCTGAAACTACACTGAAAAGtaagatggagggagtattactcTACACCTACAGGTTGGCCTGCCAAGCAAAGCATCCTAGCCACAGGCATATGAAATCGGAAGCCTGGTGCCCTTCCCTGAGCTAAGCAAAAATCCGTGCATCCTACCTTACCATTACCACCACTCGATTGCATTGCACAAAGGCTTTGAGGAAACTCGAAGTTGGCTTGACAGCCCTGGATTCAGTTGGGCAGTTGGCTACCAGATAGATTGTTCAGTTCAGGTCTCCATCCTCCTCCGTCCACCTccactaaagatggcaacgggtaaaaTCCGCGCGGATACGAGGTTCAGGTATCCATATCCGCAAGCTAAAATCCTCGCCCGTGCCCGCGCCCGCGCTTGCTATCCGCCACGGGCAGAAAACCGCGCCCGCACCCGCTATCCGCGGATAGCGCATGCCCACGGGCATGCCCGTGTACCCGCATAGCTACACGATGGGGCGACGGGCAGAGTTGCGGTCTTGCGGACGACGGATCCGGTCCTTCGGCGACGGCCGGCGCGGGAACGGATGGCGCTGGCGGGCGGCGGCACTGGGGGGAGATGGGGGCGGCGCTGACAGCGCTGGCGGGCGGCGTCACTGGGGGAAGATGGGGGCGACGCTGGGGGAGATGGCcagcggcggcgctggcggcggccggccggcggcggcactGGACTGGATCGGGACTCGGCGGCTCGGCCACCCCAGGAGTCGAAATGGGGGAGATGGGGGACGGGGTCACGGGGGGAGTTGCGACTCGCGACGGCGGCACGGCGCGGGAGTGTTGTGTGCGGCGGGCAGAGGGAGATTGAGAGGGAGAAATAAAACCCTAGACTCTGAGTATATATGCATGGTATTGGGTTGAGGCCACGTGTCAAGTATTAGAGCGGGTCTAGCGGGTTTGCGCGTGCGGATATCATTTTTTCACGCCCGTGAGCAAATATCCGTTGGGTTTAGGGTCGTGCCCGCGCCCGTGCCCACGAGCACATACTTAGACCCATATCCGTGCCCATCGGGTTTCATATCCACGGGTTTGCGACTTTACGGCGACTTTACGGGTATTTTGCCAACTACAACCACCACTACTTCTCTCCCGGTTGGACAAGAGGGCGGGTCTCTTTCCGCAGCCACAGGCCACAGCCGCCGAGTCTCTCTTCTCATCTCATCTAAAGAATGGCTGGCGTCTAGCACCGCCCATCATCGGCATCGGATCGTTCTGAAGTTGAGCTCAGGATAGGCCGCCGATTCTTTCGGATTGGCTGCCTGCGACGGCAGTCCGGTCATCCAGGTCACATCTCGCCTGAATCTCAACCATTTTCCCATTCATTTTTCCATACTACTGTGAGAAAAATAGCAATCCTTTATGTTTCGCACAAACagaattactccctctgtcccgttTTCAGAGTCGCTCCAGCCATCAATGAAGTCCAGTAAAGATTCCACTCACCAGGACGCTGACTGTGTCCAGATGCAATGAAAATTCTCGTCACCTAGACACTTTAATGATGTGCCAAAACGACATACGTatcgggacagagggagtactgcGCTATCACACCCAACGGGTTCGAGGAGGAGAGAATTTCCTTCGATGCTATTCACTTTCCTTATGCATTATTGAAAATTTTCACTTCCTTTTATGTCATTGGTATATAAATCGGATCCAAGCATATTCGGCACGAACAGCTTAGTGGACAGGGTCTGCACAGCAAAACGCAAATCTGAAAGTCGTCTCGATATGtttattttaattattttttacACTGAAAACTATGCGTGTGGCCCGAAAACACCGTCCAGATGCACGACGTGAAACGTTCATGGTCTCGTGGACATGATATTTTTCGTCAAAAGAAATGAAACTGGCTTTATCTGGACAATCCTAGAccgacagcctgttcggttggctggttcgcgaagaaatactattggctggtttatgtgagagaaaaaactgTTCCGACTGGAAAtgtacgatcgtttatgacaagccaTAGCCAAACAACAGGCTGCAAgaaatagttagttctagttcgAATTTTGTTCTCTTCTACGCTACTACCGCTACCTAGATTAGATAAGATCACCATTAGAGTTTTGATTCTTGACAATTGTTTTAAGAAACTTCAGGGGCTTACCATTACTCCTCACAAACACGTTGTTTTATGAGGCAGTACGTTTTTTATCACCTCCTTCACTAGGGTACCAAAACTACTATCCATATCAATCCTAACATGTGGACACCACATGATAGTGGATGCctcatttattttttcttttcgcCTTTGCCTCACCTCCTCGTTATCTCTATTCTCTTTTCTCTCGTCGCTCCTCCATACTACCATTGTGCCGCCTCATCATCTATTCCCCTCCCTCTTTTCTCATTTTGGGTTTGCTCCTTCCTTGGCTTGCAGATTGCAGATCTCATGCGGGCAAAGGTGGATGGAGGAAGCGGTGAGCCCGTGGCCATCGTCGTCGATCTCCACCCAGATTAAGGAGCAGACGAGCATAGTGAATCTAGGTGGAGATCCACCTCCACGTCATCAAGGTATGTCGCGGTCCTCAATCTCCACCTCGTTGTGCTATGGGTAGAGGCAGATGAAGGAGCAGGTACGCATGGTGAATTTGTGCGGAGATCTGTCTCTACACAGTCGAGGTATAGGCCACCGTCCTCGATCTCCACCTTGTTGTGCTGTGGGTTGAGGCGGATGAAGGAGCGGGCAGGCATGGTGAATCTAGACGGAGATCTGCCTCACGGCGTCGATGCATGTCCCCATCCTCAATCTTCACCTCATCGTGTTGTGGGTCAAGGCAGATGAAGGAGCACGCGAGCATAGTGAATCTAGGCGAAGATCCGCCTCCACGCCATCGAGGTATGCTGGCGTCCTCGATCCCCACCTTGACGTGTTGTGGCCTGTGGGTCGAGGTAGATGAAGGAGGAGACGGGCATGGTGAATTTAGGCGGAGATCCGCCTCCATGCCATCGAGGTATGTCGCTGTCGTCGATCTCAATCCCATCGTGCTGTGGGTCAAGGCAGATGAAGGAATAGGCAGGTGGGCATGGTGAATCTAAGCGGAGATCTGCCTCCGCACCGCCGAGGTATACCGTCGTCCTAAATTTCCATCTCATCGTGTTGTGGGTCAAGGCCGATGAAGGAACGGGCAGGCGGGCACAGGGAATCTAGGCGGAAATTCGCCTCCATGTTGTTGTCCTCGATTTTCACCTCGTCGTGTTATGGGTTGAGGCCGATGAAAAACCATATGGGCATGATGAATCTAGGTAGAGACCCGCCTCCACACCTTTGAGGTATGCACCAAGCTCCTCTTCCCAATCCTCTTTTTTTTTATTGAAAATCTTCCCCCATCCTCTTTTCTCTAGTGTctcccttctctttttttttcctttgcctCCAATCCCcgttatctctctctctctctctctcatctctctTCCACTTCACCCTTCTCATCCATACTTTCTCTTCTATCTTTTGGCATCTCACCTCTCTCCTTCCCTCATCATGGAAATCTATCAGGAGGTGGTGGATGGGGCAGGGTTATGTACGAGGGCTGACAGAGCGAGTCTGTgacctcatcctcgtcctccaccTCGTCGTGCGGTGGGTCGAGCCAGATGACAGGGGAGGTGGGCATGGGAGATATGGACAGGATTTGCCCCGTCCTGATGCGCTGCCaagctcctcttcttcttcctcattcctttctcttcattTTCTCTCCTAGGCCCACGCTCAACGTGAAATGTGGTTGTGGTtgcgccaaaaaaaaaaaaaaatggagaTTGAGGATCGCAGTCCACGATTGGAAAGGAGGGTGGTTTTATTGGTCGAGCTTTTGCTGATCCGCTAGAGTTGCTCTAGTCTAGTGGTTGTTGCTCTGACCTTAGTTGACTAACACGCTCGAGTTACATTTGAGGCCCTACTACCCTAGAATGATGGATCAAAGAAAGGGTTGGGGCTCTGCTATTGGAAGTAGCCATCCATGCTGGCAGAGTGGCAAAAGGGTGGACGAAAAAATGAGACCAGGATACCCTGGCCATCAGTCAAAAAATGGCATAGAAGGGAATGGGAATCTGAATCAATGGACCAGAACCGAAGCAGACTTCCCCCGAAGACCATTCCTATTTTCTAATTCTACTGAAGGGATTCTCCCAAAAACGAAGAGCCAGCAGAAATTGCACTGAAAACACAAGGGGCCCCTATAGATCACCATATCGCAGCTCACACATTGTGTTAACCACAGGAGTCAAAACCAGGTGAATTACACACAGCACTACTCTACACGAACGCCACCACTCAACTGTGCACcttgtctttctttctttcttcttctcgacTGGCATGCATGCATGAACTGACCCTATACCAACCAAGCACTACAAACGGTGGAACTGTTACCACCGTCTCTATGAACAGCTACTGTACTTACAGCACCAGAGCAGAGCCACTCCCGCCTCCTCAGAGGTCCTTCACGATCTCAGGCTTTCCAGCCCCGCCACACGATGTTTAACCCGAACTCCCGGAGCCTCCTCCTCAGCGACCCTTTCTTGGCGCGCTTGGTGCCCGGCTCCGAGGCCGAGCCGCGGTAGTGCAGCAGCGGGGGCTGCGGCGGGCCGGTCCCGACGCTGTCCACGATCTTCTGGACCATGTCATACACTTCGCTCATCTTGGGGCGGGACTTGGGCATCCGGACCAGGCACCGGTTCGCGACGCTGGACAGCTTTGTCATGGACTTGAGGTTGTAGTGCCCTTCCAGCCGTGGGTCGACAATGATGGGGAACCGCTTCACGTCAGATATGTACGGCTTCACCCAGTCTAGAAGCTTCTGCTCGCTCTTTGGACGGTTCTTGTCGATGGGGCGGCGGCCTGTGATGAGCTCGTACAGAAGGACACCATAGCTCCATATGTCGCTCTTCGCAGTGAGGCGTCCAGTCTGCATGTACTCTGGAGCTGCATAGCCTAGAGTTCCAACGACCTGTTCAAAATGAAACATAACAACAGGATGATAGTTAGATGGATGTTAACTTCAGACTGCTCTAGGAACCAACTAGTGAAATGGTATGGAGAGGACATAAACGTAAAACTATCAATGGCAAATAGTTATGGTAGCTGGTAACTTGGCAAAAGCAATCTTTAATAATGTGCTGCTCTATTTGTTATCAAGAGGTGTACCATATCTTTCAAGTCCAATGAGCAATGAAATCCTACTTTCCTGCTCTTTTTGGCTGCAGAAAACTCCTTTTTAAATATATAATCAGTAGGGGGGCAACCCCTCCTGTTTCCTAAAAAACTTGGAACAAACAGTTTAAAATTGAATTATCGTAACCTACGATTACAAAAAAAGAGGTGACTTCTGTAAcaaccaaccccccccccccccccccccccccccccccccaggcgAGTAATTTGCCTAGAACACAGTGACATGCTACATTCTGAAGCTGGTCGAGAAATGAATATAGTACTTGCAATGTTTTCAAGTAACCGAACCTCTCTATTACTTCAATTCCATTCTCAAATTTTTTGACTCTGTTCTTCATGTCTGGTACAGAAACTAAATATATGCATTAAGAGGTTACTTGTGCAAGTAGTAAACAAAAATAATTCGTATCCAATTTCATTGGCACAAAAAGTCAACAATGTTATAGAATTACAGCTCAAAGAGCTTACTAGTTGCCTATTTTTCTTCATCATAATTATCTTTTGTTCAAGTAATAACACATTTCATCACTTGAATACCTACTTACCAAGGATACAAAACACTATTCAATCAAAACACACTAATGTAATAAACTAACTGTCGGCTTGTAATTGTGCATACCGCTGTGGAAACATGGGTCAGACCTTCTGCTGGTCCATGCCTAGCCAAACCAAAGTCTGACAATTTAGCATCCCAGTTTTCATCCAACAAAATGTTAGATGTTTTCAGGTCTCGGAAAATAACCTGCATGAATATCTTAAATTTAGAGGGTAGATATAACTTATGGAACAGTTAAAGCATACTGCAGCATTTGGTATTTCATTTATTCCTTGTGCGAGGTACAGATGCAGAGGGATGCTATTGTCCCACAGATGTTTCAGATTGTGCAAGTGTTATGGTCTCCATGATCATAAAGTAAATGAGTTACCTGGAATTCCATTTCTTCATGCAGATACTTCAGTCCCCGGGCAGAATCAAGAGCTACTTTTAGTCTCATTGGCCACGACAGAGTAGAAGTTGACCTACTCGACAAGTGATCATCCACACTTCCATTAGGCATATATTCATACACTAGAAGCCGTTGCACTCCcctctcatcatcatcagcacAGTAGCCTATTAGTTTAACTAGGTTTGGATGGTCCACAATTCCAAGCACATTCATCTCTGTTAACCACTCCTTCTGCCCCTGGAGAAAGACCATATTTTATTAGAATCAATACAGGAAGCTAAACCTAGACAGCATACGTGACTTCAAAATGACTCATCAAGCATGTGGGATTGAAAGGATTTCGAGGTATGCTTGGCTTTATATTTTGTCTACTagcgttttctacttttctatatGGCAACTAGTTGACTCACTAAGCCTAGAACAATGAGCATGGAAGATGGAACTGTAAATGCAAGAAAAGTAAAATAAATTACTGTGCATTCCCTGAAGCAGGTGGACCTACTTAATGGTTTCTTTCCTGAAGAAATGATGactgaaaatttttggtttattTCTGCTATGCTGAGTTTGACTATCCATAGCTAGGTCCAAATAAGACTGCTGGTTCTACAGAATGACGATGACAACAATAGCATTTGTATGTAGCTATAATTTAATAACTTTAAGAACATTCAACAGTAACCAGACTAGCTTGCTAGTTTTAAATGGTAGGGAACGAAAAGATGGTGAGAACTGGCAAAAACTACGGCAGCTTGTGTTGTAAACTCTAATTATTTTCTACCTGATACAAAGATACGCTGCTCTCATACATATTCTATgggggaaaaaaaaacaaaagatggtgAGAAACACTTGCCTGAAGTCCTTTACGATTCAACTGCTTAACAGCAATCTCAATTCGTTCACTCGGTTCGTCAGAGGTCTTGATGACACCCCTGTACACACAGCCAAAGCCACCCTCGCCAACCATGAGAGACCGGCTGAAGTTGCGGGTGGCACTCTTCAATTCAGCAAAGGAGAACACCCTCAGGTTAGACGGGCGGTCAGTGAAGCTGGGGTACTGCGTCCTCCTTATCGACTCGGCGCTCATGTCTGAGACATTCAAGGAGGTGAAGTCTGAACCGGAGCGGACATCGCGCTCTGTTGATGTTGTGCTCATGGACCGTACAGAGGCCGACTTAGTGACAGGATCCTTCTCTTTGGCGTCTCCATGCAAGAAAGGCAGGCACCTCATTGCTGCAATGCAGTGGGAATCAATTAGTGCTTCCCCTCATAAAACACAAATGCCGATTACATAATTGGGGTCATGCAAAATAATGTTTCGGCAACAGGTGGTGCGGGACAAGAACAGGCAACCAagttcagattttttttttcagatggtaaaaatgcttggaaTTTTTTAGATGCAACAAGTGGAGATAAATTGACATGATTACTAGTACTCCGCAAACGAATGGAAGCTGAAGTGAGAACCTAATTGGCTCTGTAGGCAGCGACCATGGCTGTTCAACTGTAACAGATTTGATAAAAAAGGGGGGAGAGCCTTTAATCAGTACAAAGCCCAAAGAAACCTCAAATTCAGACAGCGCCAGGCCAAATACCATGCCTTTAATTTGGACTGAAGTAGCAGAATCTATGCGCAAGAGTTCTACAACCGTGACGAGGTGAGCAGCGCAAGACAGCAGGTACGAGGGGAGCGCAATAGCATCAGTCATGAAACAACCCTAAGACTAAGAATCAAACCAGGAACTACGAACAGCCTTAAATCCCACCGAATCAACCTTAATTAACCCCAAGCCTGGAACCGGCGCTTGATCTCCACGAAAACCGGTGAGAACGGACAGGACACGACGAAGCATAAGGAGAACTAGAGCAGGAAGCATGGAAAAAAAAAGAGGCCTTTACAGCAGCAACACACCTGCCTATCTTGCGGCGTCGGGGCTGATCGATTCGGGGGGAGTGGAGACGCCCGGCCCGGCGGTGTCCCGTGGACGGAGGGGAGCTCCGATCCGGGACGCGACGTGGGGAGACAGGGACTCAGGGACAGGGAGCacacggcggcagcagcagcagcagcagcaacggcGGTCAAAGCTGGGAGCTTGTCTGAAACGGGAAGAAAGGTGGCTTTCTCCTCCGCTCCTCCGCTCTGCCTCTCCTCCTGCGAGGCTGAGGCTCGGACTCCGCAGTGTCACCAACCAAGAAGCTGCGAAGCAAAGACCATTCCttctgttttataatatactataTCAGAGTGTTTGTTTACGCTCAGATTTTCTTTTCCCTCCGCGAACGCAGCACGCAGGTGAGAAGACGACGGGCGGACGGGGCGAGGACGGAGGAAGAATTCCTTCCTGGTCGTCACGGGGAGTAGAGATGAGGGTGACGGGAGGAGCACGAGGGCAGGGAGGTCAGCAGAGGTGGGGGATGGATCGCCGGACGCGACAAATTTATTGCAGTCCGCTCTATCTGTCCGCGCCGCGCAGGCGcagcacgagagagagagagagagcagccaACGTTGCAGTGTCACTGCTGCTTTTCGAATTTCTTTGGCATGTTTCTGTAGGAAGGCTGCCTACCTTTTTTGGTTGTTGAGAAAAAAGCTAGTATAAAAGATGTTTTCTTTGTGGGGGCAGCGTCAGGAATTAACCAACTGCTCCAACTAACGTCGTCTTTGCCACGCCCTTCAAAGCGGCCGTTTACACGAAACCACACGACAGCCCATGGCAACATGGCATGAGTGGATCTGCACACAGTTTATGTACAAACCCTAAACATAAccttgttttttttaaactacCCTAAACATAGCTTGGCGAGGCACAAAAGGAAACAGTTCACCGGAGTTTTATCCCGGATGTATGGCCATAAGATGCTTGAAATGTACTAGAGTAGTAGCACGTGGGATTCTAAAGGAAATATAAATGTTTGTTTGGTAGTACTTCGCTTCGCCCTTTTCGTCACCCGCTCCTAGTGAAAATCAAGTCAGGTGATTCGCCCTTTTTGCGCTGACCGacaagcagcctgttcgcttgctcgtaaacgatcgtaaatttccagccagggacagtgtttttctcttacaccaaaccagccagcagtaaataatccacgatcgtttacggcctcccgaacatgcTGAAGGCAAACTTGCTCCCCTGACTCCACATCAGTTGTGCCCGACCCCGCAGCCAAACACGCCCCATCAAGCTAGCTGAAGTTGAGTTGAGAGAAGAAGCAAATGTATTTCACACATGGAGCTAGCCGCCATAGTTCGATGCAAGCCGCCAAACCGAATACTGCATCACCCTTTCTGAGTCAGATGTGGGTCTGCCGCGCGCGTAGGCTGTTACCCTACAGCCTGCAAAGGCACCAGATCCGAGGAAACTAGAGGAAAGGAGAAGGTGGAGAGGGGAAAAAAAATCTCTGCATGCGTGATGCAGAAACTCTCACGTGCAACACTGTTTTGCTG encodes:
- the LOC136478377 gene encoding serine/threonine-protein kinase PCRK1-like isoform X1; its protein translation is MRCLPFLHGDAKEKDPVTKSASVRSMSTTSTERDVRSGSDFTSLNVSDMSAESIRRTQYPSFTDRPSNLRVFSFAELKSATRNFSRSLMVGEGGFGCVYRGVIKTSDEPSERIEIAVKQLNRKGLQGQKEWLTEMNVLGIVDHPNLVKLIGYCADDDERGVQRLLVYEYMPNGSVDDHLSSRSTSTLSWPMRLKVALDSARGLKYLHEEMEFQVIFRDLKTSNILLDENWDAKLSDFGLARHGPAEGLTHVSTAVVGTLGYAAPEYMQTGRLTAKSDIWSYGVLLYELITGRRPIDKNRPKSEQKLLDWVKPYISDVKRFPIIVDPRLEGHYNLKSMTKLSSVANRCLVRMPKSRPKMSEVYDMVQKIVDSVGTGPPQPPLLHYRGSASEPGTKRAKKGSLRRRLREFGLNIVWRGWKA
- the LOC136478377 gene encoding serine/threonine-protein kinase PCRK1-like isoform X2 — its product is MRCLPFLHGDAKEKDPVTKSASVRSMSTTSTERDVRSGSDFTSLNVSDMSAESIRRTQYPSFTDRPSNLRVFSFAELKSATRNFSRSLMVGEGGFGCVYRGVIKTSDEPSERIEIAVKQLNRKGLQGQKEWLTEMNVLGIVDHPNLVKLIGYCADDDERGVQRLLVYEYMPNGSVDDHLSSRSTSTLSWPMRLKVALDSARGLKYLHEEMEFQVVGTLGYAAPEYMQTGRLTAKSDIWSYGVLLYELITGRRPIDKNRPKSEQKLLDWVKPYISDVKRFPIIVDPRLEGHYNLKSMTKLSSVANRCLVRMPKSRPKMSEVYDMVQKIVDSVGTGPPQPPLLHYRGSASEPGTKRAKKGSLRRRLREFGLNIVWRGWKA